In one Catenovulum adriaticum genomic region, the following are encoded:
- the glyS gene encoding glycine--tRNA ligase subunit beta → MTTENLLIELGTEELPPKALRKLAQAFATNFEAELKSADLSYKQINWFASPRRLAIKVTELVAKQADKIVEKRGPAIKAAFDQDGNPTKAALGWARGCGIEIEQAEQLETDKGAWLLHKAEVTGQNIETLVIDMAARSLAKLPIPKPMRWGDSATQFIRPVHTATVLYGAKSINGELLGVKTDTKLQGHRFHSQGLVKINHADEYEAVLNKAYVIADFEARKAQIKAQVNAKAAEFDCIADMDEDLLEEVTGLVEWPVLLVASFEDKFLDVPDEALIYTMKGDQKYFPVLSKAGKLTNKFIFISNIESKDPSQVISGNEKVIRPRLSDAEFFFTTDKKKTLESRLDSLKSVLFQQKLGSLYEKSERISELAAYIAEKIDGNSTDAKRAGLLSKTDLMTEMVMEFTEVQGVMGMHYARHDGESEAVANALNEQYMPRFAGDNLPQNPVSCAVALADKFDTLAGIFGIGMLPKGDKDPFALRRAAIGALRIIVENELNLDIADLTAKAVSLFGDKLSNDKVEADVVEFVFARFRTWYQDQGYPVEIILAVLAQRPTEPVDFDKRVKAVSAFKELDAAEALAAANKRVSNILAKNPTELAKQVDVSLLQADEEKALQQLIAQMQTKLAPVFEQRAYQQALTELASLRNAVDAFFDNVMVMDEDIAVRNNRLLLLSELRDLFLQIADISVLQK, encoded by the coding sequence ATGACAACTGAAAATTTATTAATTGAACTTGGTACCGAAGAGCTACCGCCAAAAGCATTACGCAAACTTGCACAAGCATTTGCAACTAACTTTGAAGCCGAATTAAAATCAGCCGATTTAAGCTATAAGCAAATTAACTGGTTTGCATCGCCACGTCGATTAGCCATTAAAGTAACCGAGTTAGTCGCCAAACAAGCCGATAAAATTGTTGAAAAACGTGGGCCTGCAATTAAAGCTGCATTTGACCAAGACGGCAATCCAACAAAAGCCGCCTTAGGTTGGGCGCGTGGCTGTGGTATTGAGATTGAACAAGCCGAACAATTAGAAACCGACAAAGGTGCTTGGTTATTACATAAAGCCGAAGTCACAGGGCAAAATATTGAAACGCTAGTGATAGATATGGCAGCGCGCTCGTTGGCTAAATTACCTATTCCTAAACCAATGCGCTGGGGTGATTCGGCCACTCAGTTTATTCGGCCAGTACATACCGCCACGGTTTTATATGGTGCTAAAAGCATTAACGGTGAATTGTTAGGCGTAAAAACAGACACCAAATTACAAGGTCATCGCTTTCATAGCCAAGGTTTAGTTAAGATTAACCACGCGGATGAATACGAAGCTGTTTTAAACAAAGCCTACGTTATTGCAGACTTTGAAGCGCGTAAAGCTCAAATCAAAGCGCAAGTAAATGCAAAAGCGGCAGAGTTTGACTGCATTGCCGATATGGATGAAGACCTATTAGAAGAAGTAACAGGTTTGGTTGAATGGCCGGTTTTATTAGTCGCCTCGTTTGAAGATAAATTTTTAGATGTACCAGACGAAGCCCTAATTTACACCATGAAAGGCGACCAAAAATATTTTCCGGTGCTTTCAAAAGCGGGTAAATTAACCAATAAATTTATCTTTATTTCAAACATTGAAAGTAAAGACCCATCACAAGTTATTTCAGGTAACGAAAAAGTGATTCGTCCGCGTTTATCTGACGCTGAATTCTTTTTTACAACCGATAAAAAGAAAACCCTTGAAAGCCGGTTAGACAGCCTTAAAAGTGTTTTATTCCAGCAAAAGCTTGGCTCATTATATGAAAAGTCAGAGCGCATATCTGAGTTAGCTGCCTATATTGCTGAAAAAATTGACGGCAACAGCACAGATGCCAAACGCGCTGGCTTATTATCAAAAACAGATTTAATGACCGAAATGGTGATGGAATTTACCGAAGTGCAAGGCGTAATGGGTATGCACTACGCTCGCCACGATGGTGAAAGCGAAGCCGTAGCTAACGCATTAAACGAGCAATACATGCCAAGGTTTGCAGGCGATAACTTACCACAAAACCCAGTAAGCTGTGCTGTGGCTTTAGCCGATAAATTTGACACCCTTGCCGGTATTTTTGGTATTGGCATGTTACCAAAAGGCGACAAAGACCCATTTGCGTTACGCAGAGCAGCCATTGGTGCACTTAGAATTATTGTCGAAAATGAACTAAATTTAGACATTGCCGATCTAACAGCAAAAGCCGTTAGCTTATTTGGTGACAAATTAAGCAACGACAAAGTGGAAGCTGATGTAGTCGAATTTGTATTTGCCCGCTTTAGAACTTGGTATCAAGATCAAGGTTACCCAGTAGAGATTATTTTAGCGGTACTTGCGCAGCGTCCTACCGAGCCAGTTGATTTTGATAAACGTGTTAAAGCTGTTTCGGCATTTAAAGAACTCGATGCAGCAGAGGCACTTGCAGCAGCCAATAAACGGGTTAGCAATATATTAGCTAAAAACCCAACAGAGCTTGCCAAACAAGTTGATGTAAGCTTACTACAGGCCGATGAAGAAAAAGCATTACAGCAATTAATTGCACAAATGCAAACTAAACTGGCGCCTGTATTTGAACAAAGAGCCTACCAACAAGCGTTAACCGAATTAGCATCGCTTAGAAATGCAGTGGATGCTTTTTTTGATAACGTAATGGTAATGGATGAAGACATAGCCGTGCGTAATAACCGTTTATTGCTATTATCTGAATTACGCGATTTATTTTTACAGATTGCAGATATTTCGGTTTTACAAAAGTAA
- a CDS encoding DUF924 family protein, which produces MYMDVIKFWFEEINQSSWFAKSDEFDLQLKKRFLALHDRAVNCELYQWRDSALGCLAEIIVLDQFSRNIYRDKPQSFAYDSLALALAQSAINRGFDNELTPEQRSFMYMPYMHSESPFIHKVAVELYTKLGIEKNLHFELKHKAIIDRFGRYPHRNKILGRVSAPEEQSFLKTPDSGF; this is translated from the coding sequence ATGTATATGGACGTGATTAAGTTTTGGTTTGAAGAAATTAATCAATCAAGCTGGTTTGCAAAAAGTGATGAGTTTGACTTACAGTTGAAAAAAAGATTTTTGGCATTGCACGATCGTGCCGTTAACTGTGAACTGTATCAGTGGCGTGATTCTGCTTTGGGCTGTTTGGCTGAAATTATTGTATTAGATCAGTTTTCCAGGAACATTTACAGAGATAAACCCCAATCATTCGCTTATGATAGTTTGGCTTTAGCACTGGCTCAGTCAGCTATAAATCGGGGTTTTGATAATGAGTTAACCCCAGAACAGCGCAGTTTCATGTATATGCCCTATATGCATAGTGAATCGCCTTTTATTCATAAAGTGGCAGTTGAGCTTTATACTAAATTGGGGATCGAAAAAAACCTTCATTTTGAGCTTAAGCACAAAGCGATTATTGACAGGTTTGGCAGGTATCCACATAGGAATAAAATTCTGGGGCGAGTTTCAGCACCAGAAGAGCAGTCGTTTTTAAAAACGCCAGACTCAGGCTTTTAG
- a CDS encoding DNA cytosine methyltransferase has product MSTEITIKEAALQLDISEQRVRTLCRQGDLVARKIGNSWVIDAKSLNRYGLKTAHHVAEDHPAYLANSTKPIALSFFSGAMGLDLGIEKAGFDIRLACEIDKFCRQTIALNKPDIALLNDINDYNADDIRSAAGLNKCDEIDLIVGGPPCQAFSTAGNRKGFNDERGNVFLKYLELCLELRPKYFVIENVRGLLSCPMEHRPHEQRGKDFPDLGEDELKGGALNFIINRLEKSGYGYSFNLYNSANFGTPQIRERVIIVCSRDGKAPPFLMPTHSENAEYSLPKWNTLKKCISKIDKHDHITFPEKRLKYYRLLKSGENWKNLPVELQKEAMGKSFYSGGGKTGFLRRLAWDKPSPTLVTHPAMPATDLAHPEEDRPLSIQEYKKIQEFPDRWDLAGPLIQQYKQVGNAVPVSLGQAVGALILNLLSGIDVIQYKGFKYSRYKCTTDTEWRNEFKKLVDRHNSKSEQKELGFG; this is encoded by the coding sequence ATGAGTACCGAAATTACCATTAAAGAAGCAGCTCTGCAACTAGATATTAGCGAGCAGAGAGTCAGAACCTTGTGCCGACAAGGTGATTTAGTCGCGCGAAAAATTGGCAATTCTTGGGTCATAGATGCTAAGAGCCTTAATAGATACGGCTTAAAAACAGCACACCATGTTGCCGAAGACCATCCTGCATACTTAGCGAATAGCACAAAGCCTATTGCACTAAGCTTCTTTTCAGGGGCAATGGGGCTTGACCTAGGTATAGAGAAGGCTGGTTTCGATATACGCCTTGCTTGTGAAATCGATAAGTTTTGTAGGCAAACTATTGCTTTGAATAAACCTGATATTGCTCTTTTAAATGATATAAACGACTACAATGCTGATGATATCAGGAGTGCTGCAGGCTTAAATAAATGCGATGAAATTGATTTAATTGTCGGCGGACCACCATGCCAAGCATTTAGCACTGCGGGAAATAGGAAGGGCTTCAATGATGAGCGTGGCAACGTCTTTTTAAAATATTTGGAATTATGCCTTGAATTAAGACCCAAGTATTTTGTAATTGAAAATGTTCGGGGACTTCTCTCATGCCCGATGGAACACAGGCCACATGAACAAAGAGGAAAGGACTTTCCTGACCTTGGCGAAGATGAACTAAAAGGTGGTGCGCTAAACTTTATAATAAATAGGCTTGAAAAATCAGGGTATGGCTACTCATTCAACCTTTATAACTCTGCGAATTTTGGAACGCCCCAAATAAGAGAGAGAGTAATAATTGTCTGTTCTCGTGATGGAAAGGCTCCACCATTCTTAATGCCCACACACTCTGAAAATGCAGAGTACAGCTTACCAAAATGGAATACGTTGAAAAAATGTATCTCGAAAATAGACAAACATGATCACATCACCTTCCCAGAGAAGAGACTCAAATATTATCGACTGTTAAAATCTGGTGAGAACTGGAAAAATCTACCGGTTGAACTACAAAAAGAAGCTATGGGTAAGTCTTTTTATTCCGGTGGAGGAAAAACCGGTTTTCTTCGCAGATTGGCATGGGATAAACCTTCGCCAACTCTCGTTACGCACCCAGCAATGCCTGCGACTGATCTTGCTCATCCAGAGGAAGATAGACCTCTGTCTATTCAAGAATATAAGAAAATCCAAGAATTTCCTGATAGATGGGATTTAGCCGGCCCCTTAATCCAACAATATAAGCAAGTTGGCAATGCTGTACCTGTAAGCTTAGGACAGGCTGTTGGAGCCTTGATTTTAAACTTACTGAGCGGTATTGATGTTATTCAATATAAAGGCTTTAAGTATTCGCGTTATAAATGCACGACGGATACGGAGTGGAGAAATGAGTTTAAAAAGCTTGTAGATCGCCATAATTCCAAATCTGAGCAGAAAGAACTGGGTTTTGGTTGA
- a CDS encoding sulfatase-like hydrolase/transferase: protein MKQVLLALLSILSVGYVAAKPMNVILIMADDISAREFPMYESTKWYGDRRAKTPVLDKIAAEGGSFIETVWASTICKPTRVQIMNGTYAHQNKYWDNSHMGTNSHTQYVAYQSAPITLGNMSRDAGYANIWVSKTHNTDGADLLSMGFNEGVFNPAETKRAGWNPFGTPNENPYEIFRTADPKHWDHKSFYWWPEIQLINHPDYPAEPYKYVKTTLNDYAPDLEMEYIFDFMDRSKASGKPFFVYHTPHLGHTARDPAVKGNPTQWVPTPEISYNEDEGKFGTYTRADAKYIPQKDGTYKTKNITPEGISYHLEYLDYQLWQYLQKLQDMGELENTVIIFTADNATQGWGKASINRQKGPHVPMMIYAPGVEGLVQGRQNIQADLTDVLPTLADIMGFEFPEGYDKLDGKSMWPYLTQKTDKHRDYIYAMRLDAQMIRNDKVLKDGHGVWYDATKTPADYDSFVKINDLPEGEHKAMLLAEKAKLEPMLAQYDLYNTDSEAPLPPADSDGDGLSDAFEKQYAVSNATDDPDGDGIDNFHEFVFGTNPTDPNSPTAQQKPHLIEVSDAQGEYVGLAFQRNDVLGYDYFFIIEGTIDGKKWQTDGVVQQYSTRSNGDGTSRVIARVAADKSKALIKDLRLKIIKPKKRQPRKYKNLLQ, encoded by the coding sequence ATGAAGCAAGTATTACTAGCGCTATTAAGTATACTTTCAGTTGGGTATGTTGCGGCAAAACCAATGAATGTTATTTTGATTATGGCGGACGATATCAGTGCCAGAGAGTTTCCGATGTATGAGTCGACCAAGTGGTATGGCGATCGCCGGGCCAAAACACCTGTACTGGATAAGATAGCGGCCGAGGGTGGTAGTTTTATTGAAACGGTTTGGGCCAGTACTATATGTAAGCCTACACGTGTTCAAATTATGAATGGCACTTATGCGCATCAAAATAAGTATTGGGATAACAGCCACATGGGCACCAATAGTCATACTCAATACGTAGCCTATCAAAGCGCACCAATTACGCTTGGAAACATGAGCCGAGATGCAGGTTATGCCAATATTTGGGTTTCGAAAACGCATAACACCGACGGAGCTGATTTGCTTAGCATGGGGTTTAATGAAGGGGTGTTTAATCCTGCCGAAACTAAACGCGCAGGGTGGAACCCGTTTGGAACCCCTAATGAGAACCCTTATGAAATATTTAGAACCGCTGATCCCAAACATTGGGATCATAAGTCATTTTATTGGTGGCCGGAAATACAGTTAATCAATCATCCAGATTATCCTGCTGAGCCGTATAAATATGTTAAAACCACATTGAATGATTATGCGCCGGATCTAGAAATGGAATACATTTTTGATTTTATGGATCGTTCTAAAGCATCGGGCAAGCCATTTTTTGTATACCACACTCCTCATCTAGGTCATACGGCACGAGATCCTGCTGTTAAAGGCAACCCAACACAGTGGGTACCCACACCTGAAATTTCATATAACGAAGACGAAGGCAAGTTTGGAACCTACACCCGAGCAGACGCTAAATATATTCCGCAAAAAGATGGCACTTATAAAACAAAAAATATTACCCCAGAGGGGATTAGCTATCACTTAGAGTATCTTGATTACCAATTATGGCAGTACCTTCAAAAGCTGCAGGATATGGGCGAACTTGAAAACACCGTGATTATATTCACCGCTGATAATGCCACGCAGGGCTGGGGAAAAGCTTCTATTAATCGGCAAAAAGGTCCTCATGTGCCAATGATGATCTATGCACCAGGTGTAGAGGGACTGGTTCAGGGGCGGCAGAATATTCAGGCTGATTTGACCGATGTTTTACCCACACTGGCCGACATAATGGGCTTCGAATTTCCCGAAGGTTATGACAAACTGGATGGAAAAAGCATGTGGCCATACCTGACTCAAAAAACTGACAAGCACCGCGATTACATTTATGCGATGCGCCTTGATGCTCAAATGATACGTAATGATAAGGTACTCAAGGATGGGCACGGTGTTTGGTACGATGCAACCAAGACGCCTGCTGACTACGACAGTTTTGTTAAAATTAACGATCTTCCAGAAGGTGAGCATAAAGCCATGTTACTGGCTGAAAAAGCCAAGCTTGAGCCAATGTTAGCTCAATATGATCTTTATAATACGGATTCAGAAGCGCCATTACCGCCAGCTGATAGCGATGGTGATGGTTTATCGGATGCGTTTGAAAAACAATATGCAGTTTCAAATGCCACTGATGATCCTGACGGGGACGGCATCGACAATTTTCACGAATTTGTGTTTGGAACAAATCCAACCGATCCAAACTCACCAACTGCACAACAGAAACCTCATTTGATTGAAGTAAGTGATGCGCAAGGTGAATATGTAGGGCTTGCCTTTCAGCGCAATGATGTGCTGGGTTATGATTACTTTTTTATAATAGAAGGCACTATTGATGGGAAAAAATGGCAGACCGATGGCGTGGTTCAACAATACAGTACTCGCTCTAACGGCGATGGTACTTCTAGAGTAATAGCCCGGGTAGCAGCTGATAAAAGTAAGGCGCTGATTAAAGATTTGCGACTTAAGATAATAAAACCTAAAAAGCGACAGCCGCGTAAATATAAAAACCTGTTGCAATAG
- a CDS encoding Dabb family protein — MKKLCILLIAFMGLPFMASADQQKIEAGGFVHSVYFWLKNPDSDSERKEFEAHLTKFINASKYVKSKHIGTKASSHRDVVDSSYDYTLIVTFDDKAAQDKYQDEPVHHKFVEDASHLWRKVAVYDSHSIL; from the coding sequence ATGAAGAAACTATGCATTTTACTAATCGCCTTTATGGGGCTGCCTTTTATGGCAAGCGCTGATCAACAAAAAATTGAAGCTGGTGGCTTTGTGCACAGCGTCTACTTTTGGTTAAAAAATCCTGACAGTGATTCAGAACGCAAAGAATTTGAAGCGCACCTTACTAAATTTATTAATGCATCTAAATACGTTAAAAGCAAACACATAGGCACTAAAGCTAGCTCTCATCGAGATGTGGTTGATAGCAGTTATGATTACACTCTCATTGTCACTTTCGATGATAAAGCTGCACAAGATAAGTACCAAGATGAGCCCGTACATCACAAATTTGTAGAAGATGCATCACACCTTTGGCGTAAAGTTGCTGTTTATGATTCACACAGCATTCTTTAA
- a CDS encoding SinI family restriction endonuclease, giving the protein MKLKEALEELGREKAIALGVQIASDLNIQWEGSLAIVFNAIVNDFERAPGNIGGKNDDHSSAIRKWILKYRSGKDGRASQRVSNPPGTVSDPIIEKIIGARITALTPNDLIKINYAHRLGMSAENILGLILEEYLAVNLEPNGWHCAWGETVKSVDFVHEDGRLLQIKNRSNSENSSSSAIRHGTQIEKWFRIKADRIEYMWESLNGICGTTTLSEDSFVSFVQSTLASNPSCLAVEKENPWL; this is encoded by the coding sequence TTGAAGTTAAAAGAAGCATTGGAAGAATTAGGTCGGGAAAAAGCGATTGCTCTGGGTGTGCAAATTGCCTCAGACTTAAATATACAATGGGAAGGAAGCTTGGCTATTGTTTTTAATGCAATAGTTAATGACTTTGAACGAGCCCCTGGAAATATTGGGGGTAAAAACGACGATCATTCTAGCGCTATTCGAAAATGGATTTTGAAATATCGAAGCGGAAAAGATGGCAGAGCAAGCCAAAGAGTTTCTAATCCTCCGGGAACGGTGTCTGATCCTATTATCGAAAAAATAATTGGGGCGAGAATAACGGCACTTACACCGAATGACCTTATCAAAATTAACTATGCCCACCGTTTAGGTATGTCGGCTGAAAATATTCTCGGATTAATTTTAGAAGAGTATTTGGCAGTAAACTTAGAGCCTAATGGTTGGCATTGTGCATGGGGAGAAACCGTAAAGTCCGTCGATTTCGTTCACGAAGATGGTCGTCTTCTTCAGATTAAAAATCGTAGCAACTCTGAAAATAGCTCAAGCAGTGCAATTCGGCATGGAACTCAGATCGAAAAATGGTTCCGCATTAAAGCGGATAGAATTGAATACATGTGGGAGTCCCTGAACGGAATTTGTGGAACCACCACACTTTCGGAAGATTCTTTTGTAAGCTTCGTTCAATCTACCCTCGCTAGCAACCCATCTTGTTTGGCTGTTGAAAAAGAAAATCCATGGCTCTGA
- a CDS encoding glycosyl hydrolase, whose amino-acid sequence MKKIFSILLLGLLTACSAPQSSVPARMVMASGPYVIPGQAPQIEAQQWQLVDNMSDEFNDTEIDLTKWQIEPEGNGWGWIGRPPGLFKAENVSERDGAMQVEVSVLPDPVIQKGREYTYQGAIVRSINPGQPGWYFETRMKANATEMSSTFWLMTKGNSKKKLELDIQECVGTTSELTHSWAKEWDQIFHSNTIHRKNQYNPEPIQIQGSVKTKSKNHEDYYVYAAWWKSTDEIRFYLDGKYVYSITPPAVWDVPAFIQMAIETYDWNPVPPDGGMVKRGNQEARTTYYDWVRVWKKQK is encoded by the coding sequence ATGAAAAAAATATTTAGTATATTGCTCTTAGGCCTATTAACGGCCTGTTCCGCCCCTCAATCCTCTGTGCCAGCCCGTATGGTGATGGCTTCTGGTCCTTACGTCATTCCAGGACAAGCGCCGCAAATAGAAGCTCAACAATGGCAATTAGTTGATAATATGTCAGATGAGTTTAATGACACTGAAATTGATCTAACTAAATGGCAAATCGAGCCAGAAGGCAATGGTTGGGGCTGGATTGGTCGACCACCCGGATTATTTAAAGCCGAAAACGTGTCCGAAAGAGACGGTGCAATGCAAGTTGAAGTCAGTGTTTTGCCGGATCCAGTAATACAAAAAGGGCGTGAGTACACCTACCAAGGCGCTATTGTTCGCTCGATTAACCCAGGGCAACCCGGCTGGTATTTTGAAACCCGCATGAAAGCCAACGCTACAGAAATGTCATCAACATTTTGGTTAATGACAAAAGGCAATTCTAAAAAGAAGCTTGAGTTAGACATTCAAGAATGTGTCGGTACCACATCAGAATTAACCCACAGTTGGGCAAAAGAATGGGATCAAATCTTTCATTCCAATACGATCCATCGTAAAAACCAATATAATCCAGAGCCAATTCAAATACAGGGTTCGGTTAAAACAAAAAGCAAAAACCATGAAGATTATTATGTGTATGCAGCTTGGTGGAAGTCAACTGATGAAATACGCTTTTATCTAGATGGAAAGTATGTTTATTCAATCACACCACCGGCTGTATGGGATGTGCCAGCATTTATTCAAATGGCTATTGAAACTTACGACTGGAACCCAGTGCCTCCAGATGGCGGCATGGTTAAAAGAGGCAACCAAGAAGCGCGCACCACCTATTATGATTGGGTAAGAGTTTGGAAAAAACAAAAATAA
- a CDS encoding sulfatase family protein: MKIKLTLLSAAFALTALGCSQTATSPMSQPAAHKQTAKPNIIVILADDLGSGDVSFYHQKFSGKKPVVETPTIDSIANQGVWFTNGHSATALCAPTRYAVLSGNNNYRSYAPWGVWNTFRPNAIKSQDMTLARAVKRGGYTTGFVGKWHLGGDYLLKDSDKIYRGTDYKEQEKIDLTKMVGGGPNDLGFDYSYMLPTGIQGPIYLTYENQQWQPLTDDSKITYLDKTSAIEPKIVSDKGPGMGDSHWDTRKMGDVISQKAVDFINQRTSNEPFFLYYASPMVHIPHMPPKTFDGEQIAGATPSEHLDMVKELDLQIKRLVTALKARGEYQNTLILITSDNGGLMKRASIQAGHKTSGIYRGSKNLPYEGGHRTPYIASWPNGISGGVISDEAVVVQDLLATIAAAAGVPLDEKAAPDSNNLLPLLTQSGDFFSRERMFLQGGSKTQAIYVKGDWKLIMQSNYQLDEFEPIALFNLKDNIRELEAQNLVDTEAQRAKKMRDEYLKIRQSKIPTAPKYLN; encoded by the coding sequence ATGAAAATAAAATTAACTTTATTGTCGGCTGCATTTGCACTGACAGCGCTCGGATGTAGCCAAACCGCAACTTCGCCCATGTCACAACCGGCAGCGCATAAACAAACAGCAAAACCCAATATCATTGTGATCCTTGCCGATGATTTAGGCTCGGGTGACGTTAGCTTTTATCACCAAAAATTTAGCGGTAAAAAGCCTGTGGTTGAAACCCCAACCATTGACAGCATTGCCAATCAAGGTGTTTGGTTTACCAATGGTCATTCAGCAACTGCCTTATGTGCTCCCACTCGTTACGCAGTGTTAAGTGGCAATAATAATTATCGCTCTTATGCCCCTTGGGGTGTTTGGAATACGTTTAGACCCAATGCGATTAAAAGCCAGGATATGACCTTGGCACGAGCTGTTAAACGCGGTGGATATACAACAGGGTTTGTTGGTAAATGGCATTTGGGCGGGGATTATTTGTTAAAAGATTCAGATAAAATCTACCGGGGCACTGATTACAAAGAACAGGAAAAAATAGACTTAACTAAAATGGTTGGCGGCGGCCCGAATGATTTAGGTTTTGACTATAGCTATATGTTACCCACAGGTATCCAAGGCCCGATTTATTTAACCTATGAAAACCAGCAGTGGCAACCGCTTACTGATGATTCTAAAATTACTTATCTGGATAAAACATCCGCTATAGAGCCTAAAATTGTCAGCGATAAGGGCCCAGGTATGGGTGACAGCCACTGGGATACGCGAAAAATGGGAGATGTCATTTCGCAAAAAGCAGTCGACTTTATCAATCAGCGCACATCTAATGAGCCATTTTTTCTCTATTATGCGAGCCCAATGGTGCATATACCACATATGCCTCCAAAAACTTTTGATGGTGAACAGATTGCAGGCGCCACACCTTCAGAGCATTTAGATATGGTTAAAGAACTTGATTTGCAAATAAAGCGTCTGGTTACAGCCTTAAAAGCTCGGGGGGAATATCAAAATACGTTAATTTTAATTACCTCAGATAACGGCGGTTTAATGAAACGAGCAAGCATTCAGGCCGGTCATAAAACCAGTGGTATTTATCGAGGTTCAAAAAACCTGCCTTATGAAGGCGGGCACAGAACCCCTTATATTGCTAGCTGGCCAAATGGCATATCTGGCGGCGTGATCTCTGACGAGGCAGTGGTTGTTCAGGACTTATTGGCAACAATCGCAGCTGCAGCTGGCGTGCCGTTAGATGAAAAAGCAGCACCTGATAGTAATAACCTGCTTCCGTTATTAACCCAGTCTGGTGACTTTTTTAGCCGTGAACGTATGTTTTTGCAAGGTGGCAGTAAAACCCAAGCGATTTATGTTAAGGGCGATTGGAAGTTGATCATGCAGAGTAACTATCAACTAGATGAGTTTGAACCTATCGCACTATTTAATCTAAAGGATAATATTCGCGAATTGGAAGCACAAAATCTAGTTGATACTGAAGCGCAGCGCGCCAAAAAAATGCGCGACGAATATCTTAAAATTCGTCAGTCTAAAATACCGACTGCCCCTAAATATCTTAATTAG
- a CDS encoding YbhB/YbcL family Raf kinase inhibitor-like protein — protein MFKSLKLIALLSLSISAATQASSLTLSSNDIAQGEFMSKTQEFDGFGCNGDDLSPHLKWSNAPKGTKSFAITAYDPDAPTGSGWWHWQIVNIPANVSELATGAGSTTKNLAPKGSFQVANDYGSKGFGGACPPAGHGVHRYRFTVYALSVEKLDLPKGASGALAGFMINTNTIESSTIESLYKRK, from the coding sequence ATGTTTAAATCACTAAAACTTATTGCTTTATTATCACTGAGTATCTCAGCGGCAACTCAAGCAAGCTCATTAACATTATCAAGCAATGATATTGCTCAGGGTGAGTTTATGAGCAAAACTCAGGAATTTGATGGGTTTGGTTGTAACGGGGACGATTTATCACCACACCTTAAGTGGTCTAATGCGCCAAAGGGCACTAAAAGTTTTGCCATTACGGCATACGATCCAGATGCGCCAACCGGTAGTGGCTGGTGGCATTGGCAAATCGTTAATATTCCCGCCAACGTATCTGAGCTAGCGACTGGCGCTGGCAGTACCACAAAAAATTTGGCACCTAAAGGCAGTTTTCAGGTAGCAAATGATTATGGCAGCAAAGGTTTTGGCGGCGCTTGTCCGCCTGCCGGACATGGTGTGCATAGGTATCGTTTTACTGTGTATGCTTTGTCGGTTGAAAAGCTAGATTTACCAAAAGGCGCTTCTGGTGCTTTGGCCGGTTTTATGATTAATACCAATACCATTGAATCAAGTACCATTGAATCATTGTACAAGCGAAAATAA